The proteins below come from a single Streptomyces sp. SCSIO 75703 genomic window:
- a CDS encoding DUF397 domain-containing protein produces the protein MNEPTTPNASSLHGWRKSTYSGNEGGSCIEVLDAYPTGVPVRDSKVPQGPALVFPSAGWASFVTAVKDGHLSA, from the coding sequence GTGAATGAACCCACCACCCCCAACGCCTCCTCCCTGCACGGTTGGCGCAAGTCGACGTACAGCGGCAACGAAGGCGGCAGCTGCATAGAGGTCCTGGACGCCTACCCGACCGGCGTCCCGGTCCGCGACTCAAAGGTCCCTCAGGGACCCGCACTGGTCTTCCCCTCTGCCGGCTGGGCATCGTTCGTCACAGCGGTCAAGGACGGCCACCTGTCCGCCTGA
- a CDS encoding helix-turn-helix transcriptional regulator — translation MSNIYGEWLKAQREAAGLTQQELATATVMTRSHIAHIEAGRRTPSKEDARRLDRALNTGDVLSSFLPDDDAAVAGYFEAALQLEQQATMIREFALSFVPGILQTERYARAVLSTSFPPVGEAECDRLVVTRLERAKILKDPVTPVVWALLDEAVLRRVVGGLEVMAEQLRHIVKLVESGRVRVHVLPFGLGVHPLMQSMLTLLKFEDQPPVAYSEGIQVGKIHDSPAMVDRLEGTYDLALGDAMPLKESLTLMRATAKDYEHRE, via the coding sequence GGGCTGACGCAGCAGGAGCTGGCGACCGCAACCGTCATGACGCGTTCGCACATCGCGCACATCGAGGCGGGCCGGCGCACCCCGTCCAAGGAGGACGCGAGACGCCTCGACAGGGCGCTGAACACGGGTGATGTGCTCAGCAGCTTCCTGCCGGACGACGACGCCGCTGTCGCGGGGTACTTCGAGGCGGCCCTTCAGCTCGAACAGCAGGCGACGATGATCAGAGAGTTCGCCCTGTCGTTCGTCCCCGGCATCCTCCAGACGGAGAGATACGCACGCGCGGTCCTGAGCACCTCGTTCCCTCCAGTGGGTGAAGCGGAATGTGACAGGCTCGTCGTCACACGCCTTGAGCGGGCGAAGATCCTGAAGGACCCGGTGACGCCCGTAGTGTGGGCACTGCTCGACGAGGCTGTGCTGCGGCGGGTGGTGGGCGGGCTGGAGGTGATGGCGGAACAACTCCGCCACATCGTGAAGCTGGTGGAATCAGGACGCGTACGCGTCCACGTGTTGCCCTTCGGCCTGGGGGTCCACCCCCTCATGCAGAGCATGCTCACCCTGCTCAAGTTCGAGGATCAGCCGCCGGTGGCGTACTCCGAAGGCATTCAGGTGGGCAAGATTCACGACTCCCCCGCCATGGTCGACCGCCTTGAAGGCACCTACGATCTCGCGCTAGGTGATGCAATGCCGCTCAAGGAGTCACTGACCCTGATGAGGGCGACAGCAAAGGACTACGAGCATCGTGAATGA